One Podospora pseudopauciseta strain CBS 411.78 chromosome 5 map unlocalized CBS411.78m_5, whole genome shotgun sequence DNA window includes the following coding sequences:
- a CDS encoding uncharacterized protein (EggNog:ENOG503P602; COG:S) codes for MEPLSAAVTVLEVAGAITSVISAATAFMRDIRGARQEIIAVKKELISLKGVLEILADDFHDADKIKLPYSVLERIVDVAADCQNVVNQIGGLLKEGSRLSWALSGKEEMESLREDLERHKATLSVTLDLVSVIIIKDIKDDTEHILQDTSAIKGNTAQIQTDIDRVLQGISQIQLQLNAPETGPRPSNYVLGRFLADLRTDAETILGDAEYLDDRTEQYHGYLHSQEGYNFKSPPEPTPAPIILSDTEGRRCLVPFRACRTWLEMSKAIEQLYGHLPQNDQVRAGNYEVFGPSGEIILPAFWESFVLPGWEVTLKLRQVKMANQSLKAEATIVDETKPQSEGSQKEGQSKKAGSTTRPDSGKEMLGRVLKPRTGAKDNKESDKEKDKRKEKHTEFNLIPVRGFFHQRKKEIRHASTKDKQIAPPVSTKAQSPSQQAQSQPQEVTAEASELRQSYPQLQPEILQPVTAPTPTQAVFRQLQIARHSLPTPTLTPAPIISPLYYFWATPSHPASTLSAFHPQSFASYTNIPPTTTDDSQSSWATRAQSPASKSATSLTTKKSSDSSVEAKANEATSRPRDKNDAGAKNVKNTAAPTRLARDNVTPPSSNEKENKNKKNTATPSRPARDNVAPPGSCESKKENNKPSRLLPSGGSRHGTKTSKPNSSRVEDK; via the exons ATGGAGCCTCTGTCAGCGGCGGTAACTGTATTGGAGGTTGCTGGCGCAATTACATCCGTGATAAGCGCTGCCACGGCATTCATGCGAGATATTCGAGGGGCTCGACAAGAAATCATCGCCGTCAAGAAGGAACTAATATCACTCAAAGGTGTGCTTGAGATACTCGCGGATGACTTTCACGATGCCGATAAGATCAAGCTCCCATACAGCGTGCTTGAGCGAATTGTCGATGTGGCCGCAGACTGCCAGAATGTCGTGAATCAGATTGGCGGGTTGTTGAAGGAAGGTTCGCGTCTCAGTTGGGCTCTGTCGGGAAAAGAGGAGATGGAAAGCTTGCGAGAAGATCTGGAAAGACACAAAGCCACCCTCAGTGTAACACTGGATTTGGTATCTGT catcatcatcaaagacaTCAAAGACGACACAGAGCACATTCTCCAAGACACCTCGGCCATCAAAGGCAACACAGCACAGATACAAACAGACATCGACCGTGTTCTGCAGGGAATTTCTCAGATTCAACTCCAGTTAAATGCGCCGGAGACAGGGCCAAGACCATCAAATTATGTTCTCGGCCGGTTTCTCGCCGACCTGAGGACCGACGCGGAGACCATCCTTGGAGATGCAGAGTATCTTGATGACAGAACAGAACAGTATCATGGGTATCTGCACAGCCAGGAAGGATATAACTTCAAATCACCCCCAGAGCCAACACCCGCTCCCATCATCTTGAGCGACACAGAAGGGAGACGTTGTTTGGTCCCATTTCGTGCTTGCAGAACCTGGCTG GAAATGTCGAAGGCAATAGAACAATTGTATGGCCATCTTCCTCAGAATGACCAGGTCCGGGCTGGAAATTACGAAGTCTTCGGTCCTAGTGGAGAGATAATCCTGCCAGCATTTTGGGAAAGCTTCGTTTTACCAGGTTGGGAAGTGACGCTGAAGCTACGCCAAGTCAAGATGGCCAACCAGTCCCTCAAAGCAGAAGCGACAATTGTTGATGAAACTAAACCTCAGTCAGAAGGCTCCCAGAAAGAAGGGCAATCAAAAAAGGCTGGCTCAACGACAAGGCCAGACAGCGGCAAAGAAATGCTTGGAAGGGTTCTCAAACCGCGGACAGGGGCTAAAGACAACAAGGAAAgtgacaaggagaaggacaaaaggaaagaaaaacacaCGGAATTCAACCTAATCCCTGTGAGAGGCTTCTTTCATCAGCGGAAGAAGGAGATTAGACATGCTTCGACCAAAGACAAG CAGATTGCTCCGCCAGTGAGCACAAAGGCGCAGTCTCCCAGTCAACAGGCTCAGAGTCAGCCTCAAGAGGTGACAGCTGAGGCTTCCGAATTGCGCCAGAGCTACCCCCAATTGCAACCTGAAATACTGCAGCCAGTCACAGCTCCAACGCCTACTCAGGCGGTGTTTCGGCAGCTTCAGATTGCTCGCCATTCTCTGCCAACCCCCACTCTCACTCCAGCCCCAATCATTTCACCCCTCTACTACTTTTGGGCCACTCCATCGCATCCAGCTTCTACCCTCTCCGCCTTTCACCCACAAAGCTTTGCCTCCTACACTAACAttcctccaaccaccactgACGACTCACAATCATCATGGGCCACCCGCGCCCAATCTCCTGCGAGCAAATCGGCGACCTCACTTACTACGAAGAAATCGAGCGATTCCAGCGTCGAAGCGAAAGCCAACGAGGCCACCTCGAGACCGAGAGACAAGAACGACGCCGGCGCGAAGAACGTGAAGAACACCGCCGCGCCCACCAGGCTCGCCAGGGACAACGTCACGCcgcccagcagcaacgagaaggagaacaagaacaagaagaacacCGCCACGCCCAGCAGGCCCGCCCGGGACAACGTCGCGCCGCCAGGCAGCTGCGagagcaagaaggagaaCAACAAGCCCAGCCGGCTCCTACCATCCGGAGGCTCCCGCCACGGCACCAAGACGTCGaagcccaacagcagcagagtCGAGGACAAGTGA